The genomic window TTACCAGTGGTACCAGGGGCTTTCCGGTAACACCTCGACGCCGGTGGGGAGTGATTCGCCGGCGTACACCACCCCGCCCCTGACCAGCGTGATGACCTTCTGGGTGCGGGTGACGGGAACTTGCGGCAGCGCCGACAGCCGGACGGTCACCGTCTCCGTGAGCGGCGACCTCAATGCCGACGGGGCCGTGAACGCCGCCGACCTTCTTCTCCTGGCGCAGATGCTGGCGGCGCACCCCGCTGGAGACGACCTGTCCGCCGCGATGGCCGATCTGAACGAAGACGGCAGGGTGGACGCCCTGGATCTCCTCCGCCTCGCCCTGGCCCTCGTGTAGAGAGGCATCCCGAGAGGGAGCCCCACCCTCCTGTCGAGGGTGGGGACGGCTCCCCCCGGTCAGCACCATGGCTGGGCACGGGCCGGGAACGGTTTCCGAGAGCTGAGGCCTACGAAGATCAGGCTGCCGATTTGTTCTCGGGCCGCAGGGATCGTCAGCGGGTGTCGGTCGGGTTGGCCTTTCCCTTTCCGGCACCCTCGGCCTTCACCCGGACTGTGACCTCGCCGTTGGCCACCGCGTAGTCACCCTTCAATACGGTGATGGCCGCGTACCCCACGGCGGCGGCGCTGTCGGGGGTGATCTGGCAACGGATGTTCTCACTCACCCGGAGGACCTTGCGGCCGTCCTGTTCGAGCAAGGCCGTTTCGGGGGGCGGCTGGAGGAAGCGGATTTTCATCTGGCCGCCGCGAAGGGCGGCGTCGGCGTTGGCGCCGTCCGCCCGGGTGTCGATGACGATGCGACAGAGGCCGAACCCCCGGCAGTTCGGGGGGGCGCCGAAGTAAATGGTGAGGGAGAAGGCCGACACGGCCGTGGTGAAGAAACAGACGGCCAGGAGGCCGGTCAGGAGATACGTGATACGGTTTTTCATGGATTCCCTCCCAAGGGTCTTTCCGGAGTGATGCGAAGGGAGGGAAATCGATTCGGGTGATCAAGCGGATTCGGAGATTATCCGGCACCCGTTGTCGCAGGCCTTGTGGTCGCAGCCGGCCTCGGCGCACGGTTCGACGTGGATAATCACGCTGGTGCCGGGGTAGCGGGCACGGATACTGGCGGAAAGGTCGCTGACGAGACGGTGGGATTCCTCCTGGAGTCGGTCTCCTTCCCGACCTTGAACAGCATCCGCGAGACGATGAAGTTGGCCACGGCGGAGATCAGCATGATGACGATGCCCCACAGGGGGGCGTCGAGGGGTTCCCGGTGGATGAGCTTGAGGATCGCCTCGTAGATGATCCAGATGCCCGCCACGAAGATCAGCAGGGCCACGCGGGCCTTGCGGCGCTGGTTTTTCCGGGGGTCAGGTCCCATGGTTTGTCCTCCGGTGGAAAGGCTCTCTCATGCTCATCCCGGGTGTGTCCCGGCATTGGGGTCGGAGACGTCCGGCCGGCCGGCTTCGGGAGAGGTCGCACCCTCCCGGTCATTGGCGGGGCCTTCGTCCGTTGCCCCGGGGATCTCCACGACGTCTCTTCCCCGGAGGAATACCGACTGCAACGACAGGCAGAGTTGGCGGTCGAGCAGGAGGTAGAGCAGGGTTACGACCACCTGGGGGAGGATGAGAGGAAGAGCGCCCGTCCATGAGCCCGGGTGTCTCGCGGTACTCGCCGGGAAATCGATGACCAGGAGCGCCAGGAGCACCCCGACGAAGTGGAAGGCGATCAGGCGCACGTAAAGTCGGGTACGCCCGCTCCGGGCCAGGTTGTGCGTCGCCCGGACCCACCCGTAGAGGTAGCAGAGCGGGATCAGCACCAGGAAGAGCCCGAGCTCGAACCCCGGGAGGGTGGCCGGGGCGCCCGTCCCCAGGGCCGTGCGTATCCCGTAGGGCAGGAAGGACCACGAGGCCACGACGGTGAGGGAAGCCGGCCCGCCGGATCCCACGAGGAGGGGCAGCACCCAGAGGCTGACGACCAGGTATCCGATCACGGCCGCCGCGCGAAGGGACGCCAGTCTGGAGACAGCCCGGTCATGCCCTGCCGGGGCGGCCGGAGCGTTTTGCCTGTCGCCCTCCCTTCCCGTTTCCGAGGGGAGCGTCTCTTCGCTCTGCGGCGCCCTGGTTTCCGGGGAGTTCCGGCCCGGAGCCAGGAACTCCTGCATCGAGAGACAGAGGGAGCGGTCCAGCAGGCAGAAGATCACCAGGTAGACCAGTTGGGGGATGGCGTAACCGACGTGCCCGATCCAGGACACCAGGAAGGACCGGCTCATGCCCTCGGCGGGCATGGGACCGACGAATCCGAGCATGATCAGTGCCCCGGCGAAGTGGAAGGCAACGAGCCGGTCGAAGAGGAAAACCCGCCCCTTCCGTGCCCAGTGGACGGGCAGCTGCAGCCAGAGGTAGAAATAGGCGGGGATGACCAGGAACAGGAGCAGCCTGAAAATGCTCAGGAAGCCCTCTTCGGGAAGGGTGACGGACAGGCTTCTCAGAATGCCCGCGGGGAGGCCGGACCAGGACAGGAGAAACGCCGCGGGGGAGAAAACCCACGAATGATGTTCTCCCCGGAGCAGCCCCCAGGTCACCAGGCTGACCACCACGTAGCAACTCATGAGAAGGACACGAATGATCATCAGGGAGGAAAAGGTCATGAGCGTTCACCGGTACGATTGCGATGCCGCCTGATCCGTGACGGAGGAATCGGAAAAGGATCGCGAATCCGCTGCGCCACACGAGCGGGGTCTGCGACCCGGGTGCCGATACTTCTGCATCATCTGCAAAAGCTCATCTCAGGGGGATCACTGCTTTACGATCTCCACCCGGCGGTTCTTCGCGCGGCCGGCCTCGGTGCGGTTGTCGGCCACGGGCTTCTCCTGGCCCCATCCCACGGACTTGAGCCGGCCGGCTTCCACGCCGCGGGACACCAGGGCGCTCACAACGGCCCGGGCGCGCTCCTCGCTGAGTTTCTTGTTGGCCTCCGGCGTGCCGGTGTTGTCGGTGTGCCCTTCCACGCTTACCTTGAGCGCGGGGTTCGCTTTCAGCATGTCGGCGGTCTGGTCGAGCACGGGGAAACTGTCCGCCTTGATGGTGGCCTTGCCGGTGTCGAAATTGACGTCGATGGCCACGAAGCCGTCCTTCTCCAGGGCGTCGAACAGTTCGGAGGCCTTCACGTCCTGCCGCATGGCCTGCTTTTCGATGGCCGTGATGTAGTACTCGCCGTCCGACGTGCACCGCAGGTCGATCCAGATCTCCTTGTCGCCCTTGGTCAACCGGGCGGAAATGCTGTCGGACTGGAAATGGTCCTCGTAGGCTTCGCTCTCCACCGGCCCGGAGTGGAAGATCGTCCCGCCCGCCGCCTTGATGGCGTTGGTGTAGTTCCGGATGATCTGCAGGTTGCTGGCGGGCATCCGTCCCTCCTCGGGGTTGTAGCGGCGCACCCATTTCCGGCCCTCGACGGCCTGCATGGTTTTC from Acidobacteriota bacterium includes these protein-coding regions:
- a CDS encoding cation transporter, which encodes MGPDPRKNQRRKARVALLIFVAGIWIIYEAILKLIHREPLDAPLWGIVIMLISAVANFIVSRMLFKVGKETDSRRNPTVSSATFPPVSVPATPAPA
- a CDS encoding OmpA family protein, with protein sequence MKVRFLTLSLLILGFGVVPLAAQEDTETPATETEAKDFPYLSRLDRYSFSAEEDVEFDSFRFFNGKTMQAVEGRKWVRRYNPEEGRMPASNLQIIRNYTNAIKAAGGTIFHSGPVESEAYEDHFQSDSISARLTKGDKEIWIDLRCTSDGEYYITAIEKQAMRQDVKASELFDALEKDGFVAIDVNFDTGKATIKADSFPVLDQTADMLKANPALKVSVEGHTDNTGTPEANKKLSEERARAVVSALVSRGVEAGRLKSVGWGQEKPVADNRTEAGRAKNRRVEIVKQ